The genomic region ATTCCCATCGTCGGACTCGAAGGCGTCAGGCGCCGACCGCGCGGCGCAGGGGCTGCGGGCGGCGGAACCCGGCGTCGAACCACTGCGCCGGGCGCGGGTCCGCGTCGCGCGCCACGCCCACCGCGAACCGCACCCCGATGGGGGTCTCGAAGGCGCGCGAGAAGACCACGCGGCCCGAGCGGTGGATCTTGGTGCCCGGCACGCGGAACTTGATGCGCGTGCCCGGCGCCAGCGGCCGGTCCATGAGCAGGCGCGCACCGTTGCGGCTCAGCTCCTCGAGCAGCGCCGCGCGCTCGCGGCCCGCCGTTCCCGCGCGCACCCGCTCGCCCAGCGACACGCGGGCGGGCAGACGCACCTGCCGGCGGCGCTCGCCGCGGGCGTTGCGCATCCAGTCCACCACGCGCTCCAGCAGCGGCGCGGAGATCTTGTACTGCTGCTGCTCCATGGGCACCGCGTGCTGCGTGCAGTGCAGCTCGATGGCGTCGCGCACGTTCACCGGCACGTCCTGGAACTGGATGCCGGAGCGGAACATGCGCTCGCCGGCGCCCGCCACCGCGTCGTTGTGCAGCACCGTGCCGCGCACCTCCACCGTGCGCGTGCTGAGCGGCAGCGTGAGCCGCACCTCGGTGCCCTCGGGCAGCTCGCGGCTGGCGCGGAAGGCCATGCCGCCGGGGTTCAGGTTCTCCGCCAGCGCCACGTACGGCCGCTGCTTGCCGCCGCCGTGGCCGCGCAGCCGCACCGTCACCGGGAAGCGGTCGCGGAAGCGGTGGTCCGCCCGCTGCTGCCGCACCCGCAGCGACAGCCGCACCACGCCCGCCGCGAGCGAGAAGTTGAGCGCCAGCCAGATGAAGTTGATCCGGAACGCCGTGCTGCTCCATCCGCCCGTCGCGTAGTGCATCCACCCGAACCGCGTCGCCAGCGTGGCCCACGCGACGGCGATCACGGAGAGCGACATCAGCACCACGTGCGGCGCGTAGGTCTTGAACGGCACGTGGCCGGGGCCCTTGGGCGTCACGTTGAAGCGCAGCGGCTTGCTGCTGAACAGCCCCATCACGGCCCGCGTGTAGGTCCAGAACTTCACCATGTGGTAGCG from Longimicrobiaceae bacterium harbors:
- a CDS encoding PilZ domain-containing protein, which translates into the protein KDSLNGTFFCGSCAVIRRAALDEIGGFSTHSITEDIETSMKLHAAGWNSAFYGESLAYGLAAGSAVAFHTQHLRWGQGAMQVIKKYNPLTLPGLSLSQRISYFGSLTAYVGGVQKLVFYAAPIVFFLTGVLPISALNAAFLARFLPFLALSFIMSEAIGRGRSNTLVAERYHMVKFWTYTRAVMGLFSSKPLRFNVTPKGPGHVPFKTYAPHVVLMSLSVIAVAWATLATRFGWMHYATGGWSSTAFRINFIWLALNFSLAAGVVRLSLRVRQQRADHRFRDRFPVTVRLRGHGGGKQRPYVALAENLNPGGMAFRASRELPEGTEVRLTLPLSTRTVEVRGTVLHNDAVAGAGERMFRSGIQFQDVPVNVRDAIELHCTQHAVPMEQQQYKISAPLLERVVDWMRNARGERRRQVRLPARVSLGERVRAGTAGRERAALLEELSRNGARLLMDRPLAPGTRIKFRVPGTKIHRSGRVVFSRAFETPIGVRFAVGVARDADPRPAQWFDAGFRRPQPLRRAVGA